Proteins encoded within one genomic window of Spiroplasma sabaudiense Ar-1343:
- a CDS encoding tRNA (cytidine(34)-2'-O)-methyltransferase: MSRKINIILFEPEIADNVGAIFRTASLTNSVLHLIEPFGFIFDKRNFARSSANTFEGVEYFKYDNWDDFITQRPNVKPFCLSRYGQKPLSDFNFQEINEEIFLMFGKESTGIPKIILQENLEQVFRIPMVATGRSLNIANTVGIATYEVLRQWDYLDLSKVEVQNGADFLTKK, from the coding sequence ATGAGTCGCAAAATTAATATTATACTTTTTGAACCAGAAATCGCAGACAATGTTGGAGCTATTTTTCGTACAGCTTCATTAACAAATTCAGTTTTGCATTTAATTGAGCCTTTTGGCTTTATTTTTGATAAGAGAAATTTTGCTCGCAGTAGTGCAAATACATTTGAAGGGGTTGAATATTTTAAATATGATAACTGAGACGACTTTATAACACAGCGTCCCAATGTGAAACCATTTTGCCTAAGTCGTTATGGACAAAAACCTTTAAGTGACTTTAATTTTCAAGAAATTAATGAAGAAATCTTTTTGATGTTTGGGAAAGAATCAACAGGAATTCCAAAAATTATTTTGCAAGAAAATCTTGAGCAGGTTTTTCGAATTCCAATGGTGGCAACCGGAAGAAGCTTGAATATTGCCAACACAGTTGGGATTGCAACCTATGAGGTTCTAAGGCAGTGAGATTATTTAGATTTAAGTAAAGTTGAGGTGCAAAATGGAGCTGATTTCTTAACAAAAAAATAG
- the rdgB gene encoding RdgB/HAM1 family non-canonical purine NTP pyrophosphatase — translation MKKTIWVATQNSGKIEDFKNLLPQYQIKSLLDLPTPIEIPEDFLTFEENALFKAQTLSSIINEPVIADDSGLQIDSLQGFPGVHSARWADPIKDWKIINEKLLQKMRENNLVDMSQRQARFITVIAYYDSKLALQKTFRGEVEGEILPQQIGEFGFGYDPIFKPNGQQKSFAQMRLEEKNLYSHRSVACSKLKQFLTN, via the coding sequence GTGAAAAAGACAATCTGAGTCGCAACTCAAAATTCTGGTAAGATTGAAGATTTTAAAAATTTGTTACCCCAGTATCAGATTAAATCATTACTTGACTTACCAACCCCAATCGAAATACCAGAGGATTTTTTAACTTTTGAAGAAAATGCTTTATTTAAGGCTCAGACTTTGAGTTCAATAATTAATGAACCAGTAATCGCTGATGACTCAGGATTGCAAATTGACAGTTTGCAGGGTTTTCCAGGAGTACATTCGGCTCGATGAGCTGACCCAATTAAAGACTGGAAAATTATTAATGAAAAACTTTTACAAAAAATGAGAGAAAATAATTTGGTTGATATGTCACAAAGACAAGCCAGGTTTATTACAGTAATTGCTTATTACGATTCAAAGTTAGCCCTTCAAAAAACTTTTCGAGGTGAGGTAGAAGGTGAAATCTTGCCACAACAAATTGGAGAATTTGGGTTTGGATATGATCCGATTTTTAAACCAAACGGCCAACAAAAGAGTTTTGCCCAAATGAGACTTGAAGAAAAAAATCTTTACTCTCATCGATCAGTTGCATGCTCAAAATTAAAACAGTTTTTAACAAACTAG
- a CDS encoding phosphotransferase, whose translation MKKIVFLELGLTNSTYLENNLFVKKSNFIVDNFLDRKNEYQVLKEIKANPQNFLLTPVEFGIKNGLFVSKFDYFQEAQTFEQLPINDEAISKVVDALQKLHQLPADNPKIKTFNFKKMMSFFEKNTHEVIYDVTEFRPTIDIFLETNLIEKCVLTHNDLVPGNFLFIDEELKIIDYDYMCYNDPLFDLASFISETLKQNPIWTRQFLKPFNLSVIDFKKLTNYIFYQNYLWLYWSMYMLERTKNEVFRKIADEKYQQLKNTKIT comes from the coding sequence ATGAAAAAGATTGTATTTTTGGAACTTGGTTTAACAAATTCAACTTATTTGGAAAATAATTTGTTCGTGAAAAAAAGCAATTTTATTGTTGATAATTTTTTAGATCGCAAGAATGAATATCAGGTTTTGAAAGAAATCAAAGCCAATCCACAAAATTTTTTGTTGACTCCTGTAGAATTTGGAATTAAAAATGGATTATTTGTAAGTAAATTTGATTATTTTCAAGAAGCTCAAACTTTTGAGCAACTCCCAATTAATGATGAAGCAATTTCAAAAGTTGTTGATGCCTTGCAAAAATTACACCAATTACCCGCAGATAATCCCAAAATTAAAACATTTAACTTTAAAAAAATGATGAGTTTTTTTGAAAAAAATACTCATGAAGTAATATATGATGTAACTGAATTTCGCCCAACTATTGATATTTTTTTGGAAACTAATTTAATTGAAAAATGTGTTTTAACCCACAATGATTTGGTTCCTGGAAATTTTTTGTTTATTGATGAGGAATTAAAAATTATTGACTACGATTATATGTGCTACAATGATCCCCTTTTTGACTTAGCAAGTTTCATTAGCGAAACCTTAAAGCAAAACCCCATTTGAACCCGTCAATTTTTAAAACCATTTAATTTAAGCGTCATTGATTTTAAAAAACTGACAAACTATATTTTTTACCAAAACTACTTATGATTGTATTGATCTATGTATATGCTCGAACGAACTAAAAATGAAGTTTTTCGAAAAATTGCTGATGAAAAGTACCAACAACTTAAAAATACTAAGATTACTTAG
- a CDS encoding DxFTY motif-containing membrane protein, which produces MQENEQKKAGIKNMHFMNEFNADRTPFIISFAWLFIEAIIPALLVWLLMGKEFNFSFYNQLANPKSLWVVLACLLVIFWSIFSTTIIFILKGHRSDNFTFALITSVVLTSFIYNGLWLGSTPVEWFLKIILAVVGLFLSAVLGTMLTAFARNKENKIRENHQIMFEAFKNNEPIPNKQLLKMRRYEAKLTKKELDQKELLAFQSELKQKLDQEILIKEELRKKEQLQREQILEELEKQKAEKKNKKNTK; this is translated from the coding sequence ATGCAAGAAAACGAGCAAAAAAAAGCAGGGATTAAAAATATGCACTTTATGAATGAATTTAACGCAGACCGAACTCCATTCATAATTTCTTTTGCATGATTGTTTATTGAAGCTATTATTCCAGCATTGCTTGTCTGGCTTTTAATGGGTAAGGAATTCAACTTTTCGTTTTACAATCAATTGGCAAATCCTAAATCGTTGTGAGTCGTATTGGCATGCTTGCTGGTGATTTTTTGAAGTATTTTTTCTACCACCATTATTTTTATTCTAAAAGGGCACCGCTCAGACAATTTTACATTTGCATTAATTACTTCCGTGGTATTAACTTCTTTTATCTACAATGGTTTATGATTGGGTAGCACTCCTGTGGAGTGATTTTTGAAAATTATTTTGGCAGTGGTTGGATTATTTTTATCAGCTGTTCTAGGAACTATGCTGACAGCTTTTGCAAGAAATAAAGAAAATAAAATTCGTGAAAATCACCAAATAATGTTTGAAGCATTTAAAAACAATGAGCCGATTCCCAATAAACAGTTGTTGAAAATGCGCCGCTATGAGGCTAAATTAACTAAAAAAGAATTAGATCAGAAGGAATTATTGGCTTTTCAAAGTGAATTAAAACAAAAATTAGATCAAGAAATTTTAATTAAAGAAGAGTTACGAAAAAAAGAGCAACTTCAAAGAGAACAAATTTTAGAAGAACTAGAAAAACAAAAAGCAGAGAAAAAAAACAAAAAAAATACTAAGTAA
- the miaA gene encoding tRNA (adenosine(37)-N6)-dimethylallyltransferase MiaA yields MNKIPIILIIGPTGSGKTTLSVEISKKFSGECINSDSTQIFSGTDIATNKIMAGEMQNIKHHLFSIEPVTGSYSVADYQKKGRQTISDLLKKNKIPVIVGGTGLYINALLKKYQFLEEPLKTENFGFEKLSNLELWNLVNLVDPQEAKKIHVNNRQRLLRANTVISVNNGRKSDLIKDSQGWYFENPVIIIGLNPERSDLHQALNQRVLDLCKRGLFQEIEEALAVNDNNANKQALKCIGGKEIIAYLRNEISYEQAILDMQTANRRYARKQMTWFKNQLSGVKWFEYRLSDYQKTSQEIIDYLEIAIDGLKSEKK; encoded by the coding sequence ATGAATAAAATTCCAATTATTTTAATAATAGGGCCAACTGGTTCTGGTAAAACAACACTTTCAGTTGAGATTTCAAAAAAATTTTCAGGGGAATGCATTAACTCCGATTCTACTCAAATTTTTTCTGGAACCGATATTGCAACCAACAAAATAATGGCTGGTGAAATGCAAAATATCAAACACCATTTATTTTCTATTGAACCTGTCACTGGCAGTTATTCTGTTGCTGACTATCAAAAAAAAGGTCGTCAAACAATTTCTGATTTACTAAAAAAAAATAAAATTCCAGTAATTGTTGGTGGTACGGGATTGTATATTAATGCCTTACTCAAAAAATATCAATTTTTAGAAGAGCCATTGAAAACTGAAAATTTTGGATTTGAAAAACTATCAAATCTTGAATTATGAAATTTAGTAAATTTAGTTGATCCTCAAGAAGCCAAAAAAATCCACGTCAACAATCGTCAAAGATTATTAAGGGCAAACACTGTAATTTCTGTAAATAACGGAAGAAAGTCCGATCTAATCAAGGATAGTCAAGGTTGATATTTTGAAAATCCAGTTATTATAATTGGCTTGAATCCTGAACGTTCTGATTTACATCAAGCTTTAAATCAGCGAGTTTTGGATTTGTGTAAACGAGGTCTTTTCCAAGAAATCGAAGAAGCGTTAGCAGTGAATGATAATAATGCAAATAAACAAGCTTTGAAATGTATTGGTGGAAAAGAAATTATTGCATATTTAAGAAACGAAATTAGTTATGAACAAGCAATCTTGGATATGCAGACTGCCAATAGGCGCTATGCTCGCAAACAAATGACTTGATTTAAAAACCAACTTAGCGGAGTAAAATGGTTTGAATATCGGCTATCAGATTACCAAAAAACCTCTCAAGAAATCATTGACTATTTAGAAATTGCCATTGATGGATTAAAATCTGAAAAAAAATAA